From a region of the Mytilus galloprovincialis chromosome 3, xbMytGall1.hap1.1, whole genome shotgun sequence genome:
- the LOC143067477 gene encoding presenilin-associated rhomboid-like protein, mitochondrial isoform X2, which translates to MATSGKLIRLGNNFIQFQKFHNTTKYWTHSGNRKVLRHPERWRIIPSRGFRTKKSKIEFLAEEAPQESQRFRSLVKPIGFTVMVCGCSFTGAMVWQYEGMRSYATKMKSGNNQSTNDLSLLKNFGFRKHISSMWNSLTEGEKMVWTITGFNIAVFLMWRLKNASVNNALYRYFTCSPTSGHSVTSMLWSTFSHQSFFHLFANMYVFWSFSGVMLHLVNKEQMAAVFCSGGIISSLASFMHKIVIKGTMPSLGASGAICAMIGLVCMANPDSQLTIAFIGDILGFSFSAEKGLYGLMTFVALGLLLEWKVFDNAIF; encoded by the exons ATGGCTACGTCTGGAAAGCTCATTAGGTTGGGCAATAACTTTATCCAGTTTCAAAA aTTTCACAATACCACTAAATACTGGACACACAGCGGCAACAGGAAAGTATTGAGACACCCTGAAAGATGGAGAATAATACCAAGTCGAGGCTTcaggacaaaaaaatcaaaaatagaaTTTCTGGCTGAAGAAGCTCCACAAGAAAGTCAAAGATTTAGGAGTTTAGTGAAACCAATAGGATTTACAGTCATG GTTTGCGGTTGCAGTTTTACTGGTGCTATGGTATGGCAGTATGAAGGAATGAGGTCATATGCTACAAAAATGAAGTCaggcaacaatcaatcaacaaatgATTTATCACTTCTAAAGAATTTTGGTTTTAGAAAGCAT ATCAGTTCAATGTGGAATAGTTTAACAGAAGGTGAAAAAATGGTATGGACTATAACAGGTTTTAATATTGCAGTGTTTTTAATGTGGAGGTTGAAGAATGCATCTGTAAACAATGCTTTATATAGATATTTTACCTGTTCACCAACTTCAG GTCATTCTGTCACCTCTATGCTGTGGTCAACATTTAGCCATCAGAGTTTTTTTCACCTGTTTGCCAATATGTATGTCTTCTGGTCATTCTCTGGAGTTATGTTACATTTAGTAAATAAAGAACAAATGGCTGCAGTTTTCTGTAGTGGAG GTATTATTTCATCCCTGGCCAGCTTTATGCATAAAATTGTGATAAAAGGGACAATGCCTTCACTGGGAGCT TCTGGAGCTATTTGTGCCATGATTGGGTTAGTTTGTATGGCAAATCCTGATTCTCAGCTGACTATAGCATTTATAGGAGATATCCTTGGTTTTAGTTTTTCTGCAGAAAAG GGATTATATGGACTGATGACTTTTGTTGCTCTAGGACTGCTACTTGAATGGAAGGTGTTTGATAATGCTATATTTTGA
- the LOC143067477 gene encoding presenilin-associated rhomboid-like protein, mitochondrial isoform X3, with product MATSGKLIRLGNNFIQFQKFHNTTKYWTHSGNRKVLRHPERWRIIPSRGFRTKKSKIEFLAEEAPQESQRFRSLVKPIGFTVMVCGCSFTGAMVWQYEGMRSYATKMKSGNNQSTNDLSLLKNFGFRKHISSMWNSLTEGEKMVWTITGFNIAVFLMWRLKNASVNNALYRYFTCSPTSGHSVTSMLWSTFSHQSFFHLFANMYVFWSFSGVMLHLVNKEQMAAVFCSGGIISSLASFMHKIVIKGTMPSLGASGAICAMIGLVCMANPDSQLTIAFIGDILGFSFSAEKGLYGLMTFDALGLLLGWKVFDHAIF from the exons ATGGCTACGTCTGGAAAGCTCATTAGGTTGGGCAATAACTTTATCCAGTTTCAAAA aTTTCACAATACCACTAAATACTGGACACACAGCGGCAACAGGAAAGTATTGAGACACCCTGAAAGATGGAGAATAATACCAAGTCGAGGCTTcaggacaaaaaaatcaaaaatagaaTTTCTGGCTGAAGAAGCTCCACAAGAAAGTCAAAGATTTAGGAGTTTAGTGAAACCAATAGGATTTACAGTCATG GTTTGCGGTTGCAGTTTTACTGGTGCTATGGTATGGCAGTATGAAGGAATGAGGTCATATGCTACAAAAATGAAGTCaggcaacaatcaatcaacaaatgATTTATCACTTCTAAAGAATTTTGGTTTTAGAAAGCAT ATCAGTTCAATGTGGAATAGTTTAACAGAAGGTGAAAAAATGGTATGGACTATAACAGGTTTTAATATTGCAGTGTTTTTAATGTGGAGGTTGAAGAATGCATCTGTAAACAATGCTTTATATAGATATTTTACCTGTTCACCAACTTCAG GTCATTCTGTCACCTCTATGCTGTGGTCAACATTTAGCCATCAGAGTTTTTTTCACCTGTTTGCCAATATGTATGTCTTCTGGTCATTCTCTGGAGTTATGTTACATTTAGTAAATAAAGAACAAATGGCTGCAGTTTTCTGTAGTGGAG GTATTATTTCATCCCTGGCCAGCTTTATGCATAAAATTGTGATAAAAGGGACAATGCCTTCACTGGGAGCT TCTGGAGCTATTTGTGCCATGATTGGGTTAGTTTGTATGGCAAATCCTGATTCTCAGCTGACTATAGCATTTATAGGAGATATCCTTGGTTTTAGTTTTTCTGCAGAAAAG ggattatatggACTGATGACTTTTGATGCTTTAGGACTGCTACTTGGATGGAAGGTGTTTGATCATGCTATATTCTGA
- the LOC143067477 gene encoding presenilin-associated rhomboid-like protein, mitochondrial isoform X1, whose product MATSGKLIRLGNNFIQFQKFHNTTKYWTHSGNRKVLRHPERWRIIPSRGFRTKKSKIEFLAEEAPQESQRFRSLVKPIGFTVMVCGCSFTGAMVWQYEGMRSYATKMKSGNNQSTNDLSLLKNFGFRKHISSMWNSLTEGEKMVWTITGFNIAVFLMWRLKNASVNNALYRYFTCSPTSGHSVTSMLWSTFSHQSFFHLFANMYVFWSFSGVMLHLVNKEQMAAVFCSGGIISSLASFMHKIVIKGTMPSLGASGAICAMIGLVCMANPDSQLTIAFIGDILGFSFSAEKGLYGLMTFDALGLLLGWKVFDHAAHLGGVLFGIWYWKYGRDLIWNNRGKVMQMWHQLRGKP is encoded by the exons ATGGCTACGTCTGGAAAGCTCATTAGGTTGGGCAATAACTTTATCCAGTTTCAAAA aTTTCACAATACCACTAAATACTGGACACACAGCGGCAACAGGAAAGTATTGAGACACCCTGAAAGATGGAGAATAATACCAAGTCGAGGCTTcaggacaaaaaaatcaaaaatagaaTTTCTGGCTGAAGAAGCTCCACAAGAAAGTCAAAGATTTAGGAGTTTAGTGAAACCAATAGGATTTACAGTCATG GTTTGCGGTTGCAGTTTTACTGGTGCTATGGTATGGCAGTATGAAGGAATGAGGTCATATGCTACAAAAATGAAGTCaggcaacaatcaatcaacaaatgATTTATCACTTCTAAAGAATTTTGGTTTTAGAAAGCAT ATCAGTTCAATGTGGAATAGTTTAACAGAAGGTGAAAAAATGGTATGGACTATAACAGGTTTTAATATTGCAGTGTTTTTAATGTGGAGGTTGAAGAATGCATCTGTAAACAATGCTTTATATAGATATTTTACCTGTTCACCAACTTCAG GTCATTCTGTCACCTCTATGCTGTGGTCAACATTTAGCCATCAGAGTTTTTTTCACCTGTTTGCCAATATGTATGTCTTCTGGTCATTCTCTGGAGTTATGTTACATTTAGTAAATAAAGAACAAATGGCTGCAGTTTTCTGTAGTGGAG GTATTATTTCATCCCTGGCCAGCTTTATGCATAAAATTGTGATAAAAGGGACAATGCCTTCACTGGGAGCT TCTGGAGCTATTTGTGCCATGATTGGGTTAGTTTGTATGGCAAATCCTGATTCTCAGCTGACTATAGCATTTATAGGAGATATCCTTGGTTTTAGTTTTTCTGCAGAAAAG ggattatatggACTGATGACTTTTGATGCTTTGGGACTGCTTCTTGGATGGAAGGTGTTTGATCATGCTGCACATTTAGGAGGAGTACTCTTTGGAAT ATGGTATTGGAAGTATGGTAGAGACTTGATATGGAACAATAGAGGAAAAGTCATGCAAATGTGGCATCAACTTAGAGGAAAGCCATGA